Part of the Neoarius graeffei isolate fNeoGra1 chromosome 15, fNeoGra1.pri, whole genome shotgun sequence genome is shown below.
ATCCTTAGTGCAAAGGATTAAATAAAAAAGCAATGCGTACCGTAGGTTTGAATGATTTCTAATCAAGTTCTTGTTATTTACATCAGCATCGGGATCCAGAGGACAAAAAGGGATCTGAGTAGTCTGTCTGCACTGAGGGAAGCAGAGCAATTTGTTCGCCCTGATGATGTCAAAGACACCCTGCTTCCACATTCCAGGTACGAAATGCATTACTTTTAataaccatttttaaaaaaataataataaaatgacccGCAGAGCAGGAATGAATGAAATGAacatgcttctttctttcttgtcttgtcttgtctggtctggtctggtctgatCCAGCACTGGCATTGGTGTGCGAACCAAGCGCTCCAAGAACTCCGTCAACCAGTCGCGGAGGTCAGGCTGCTCGCTGGGCACGTGCACGGTACACGACCTGGCACACCGCCTGCACCAGCTCAACAACAAGCTGAAAGTCGGTAGCGCCCCTATGGACAAGATAAGCCCGCTGGGCTACGGGCGCAGGCGCAGGTCCGTCCCTGACAGGCAGATCAGGTTATTGATGCAAGGGGGTCACTTGCAGCCAGCATGGAGGCTTCACAAGCTGGAAGCGCTGCTCAGACGGACATGAGCAGGACACGGGCCGAGGGGACTGGAAAGCTGAGATTTGTCCTGCCAAGAGTTCTCCGGCACGTTCTTTTGCAAGGCGAGCGGCTGGGTCAGCAGACGCGGCTTGCCAAGGCACAAAAAAacaacagctgtgtgtccataagcACTGTGAATCAGAGACAGAGACGTTCTGTGGTGGAGCACTGAAACTTTCTGGGTTCGTATGCAAGTGTGTGATTGGTGCACTGATCCCCaaaggagtggagtggagtggagtggagtggaaaaGAAAAGTCACAGGAACCAGGGCTGAAGAATGAACCTCCTCGAACGGGACAGAATTTCGCTGCTCCTCAGGTGGACTATTCAACTGGGATTATGGGACCCAAATGCATTCCGAGTgcacagtgctctctctctccctcggaaaacaacaaaacaaacaaactctgGACTTTAATCCATTGTATTCAACAGGGAAAGATGTGGA
Proteins encoded:
- the adma gene encoding adrenomedullin a, whose protein sequence is MKLIVLSFFCCCLLLTVTPSVSSAKLNLSQVLKRSIGIQRTKRDLSSLSALREAEQFVRPDDVKDTLLPHSSTGIGVRTKRSKNSVNQSRRSGCSLGTCTVHDLAHRLHQLNNKLKVGSAPMDKISPLGYGRRRRSVPDRQIRLLMQGGHLQPAWRLHKLEALLRRT